In Candida orthopsilosis Co 90-125, chromosome 4 draft sequence, the genomic stretch GGTACCAGACAATACCCCAGAAACAAAAAGCCAAGATCATCCGCGATTTATCAACCATAATCTTATCCAGGAGAGCTAAAATGTGTAATGTGTTAGAATATAAGGACTTGAAAATCATCTATCGAAGATATGCCTCGTTATTCTTTGTCATTGGTATTGACAACGATGATAACGAGCTAATTGGACTCGAAGTCATTCATCggtttgttgaacaaatggATAAGATGTATGGGAATGTTTGTGAACTAGATATAATATTTGGGTTTGAAAAAGCATACCATGTTTTGGACGAATTGTTGCTTGATGGATATATTCAAGAGAGCTCGAAAAAAGAGGTGTTGAAACGAGTGACGCAGCAGGATGAGTTGGAGAATatggatgaatttgaaagagTGCTTGTCTAGATCATGGATTAGTTGGATTGTGATGTGTCGCAATTGTCTTTTGAAATGAAGAGATGTATGAATACTGATATAATTTGATCAGGTATCGAAAAAAGACTTTTGCCTTTGGGTTGATAGTGCTGAGTATGCCTTTGGCTCCGAATTGATCTGACATCGAGCTgttctttgttgataattAGATGCTTTGTAGATCGTAGAGACAGTTTTTATCAACTGTGAATgaacaatttattttacATGGTCTATGTGGCATCTTGCCCACATCCCTCTGTGTGTCTTTTACCTTCCATAATAATTCGTCAATGTCTCTTTTCCCTCTAGGAGAGCGCAATCCGTGCTTATTGCACTCTTAATCACAAGCAAACTGCCTCAAATAAAATCAGTGTGAGGTAGCGCTTTAGTGAATTTATTTCTGATAAAATTTCCCACCTCATCTCATTGCATCAACTAGCTAAACACCATCGAAAACATGATCAGAAAACAAGCAAGA encodes the following:
- a CDS encoding Aps1 protein (S. cerevisiae homolog APS1 has clathrin binding, has role in Golgi to vacuole transport and localizes to AP-1 adaptor complex) gives rise to the protein MAIQFLFLISRQGKTRLSKWYQTIPQKQKAKIIRDLSTIILSRRAKMCNVLEYKDLKIIYRRYASLFFVIGIDNDDNELIGLEVIHRFVEQMDKMYGNVCELDIIFGFEKAYHVLDELLLDGYIQESSKKEVLKRVTQQDELENMDEFERVLV